The sequence CGGTCATGGAGGCGTACACGATTCGGCCGTCAGCACGCTGCTCGATCCCCGCCAGCATGAGGCCCCACAGGGCAAGCGTGCTGAACGGCTTATCGGCGTAGACGGCCCGGTTGATCGCCGCCAGCGGTGCTCCGGCCTCGACCAGTTCCGCTGCGACGCGCAGCGTGCGCTCGGTGGTATTCGGATGGGCGAACGTGTGCGTGTCCTGCACGATGCCCGCCAGCAGGGCAGTCGCCAGGTGCTCGTCGAGGGGGACCCCGAGCTCAGGCAAGAGGAGGGTCACCAGCTCGCAGGTGGCGGCCGCCTCGGGGTCGATCCAGACCGCCTCCCCGTAGCCCGGATTGCTGACGTGGTGGTCGATGTTCACGATGCGCGCCCGCGCGAACCAGTCGGCCTGCTCGGTGACCACCGAGCCGATCCTGCTCAACTCACCCGCATCGACGACCACGGCCACGTCGGGCTCGAGGGCCGGGCTGCGGCGGACGCGCTCGACCCCCGGCAGAAACGACAGAAAGGGCGGTGGCGGATCCACGCTCACCACCTCGGCCTGCTTCCCGAGTCTCTCGGCCGCCATGGCGATCGCGATCGCTGCGCCCAGCGTGTCGCCATCGGGGTTCTCGTGGCAGAACGCCGAGATGCGCTGCGCACCCCGCAGCACCTCGGCGACGTCGAGCACTATCGCTCCCCCGGCTCGTCCGGCGACGGGTCGGATGAACCCTCGTCGAGCTCCTGGATGATGCGCAGGACCCGGTCGCCCGAGGCGATCGAATCGTCCTCGCGAACGCTGAGCTCGGGCACGTGGCGCAGGGAGAGACGCTCGCCGAGCCGGCGGCGCAGCCACGGGGTGGCCACGCGCAGGGCGCCCATCGTGCGCTCGCGTTCGAGATCGCTGCCGAGCACGCTCACCCAGACCCGGGCGTGACCAAGGTCGCGGGCCGTCTGGACCCGGGTGATCGTTGCGAATCCCAGGCGTGGATCCTTCATCTCGCGCTGGATGAGATCCATCAGCTCCTGGCGGATCTGGCTGTCGAGCCGATCGGTCCGCTGGCTCATCGGCGGCGGGTCACGCCTGCTCGGAAACCATCTGGTAGCACTCGATCAGGTCGCCCTCGGCGATCTCGATGTTGCCGAGGCCGATCCCGCACTCGAAGCCCGTTGCCACCTCGCGCACGTCGTCCTTGAAGCGCTTCAACGACTCGACTCGACCCTCGGCCACGACCTCGCCGCCCCGGAAGAGTCGGACCTGGCCGCCGCGGACGATGCGTCCGTCGACGACGTACGACCCGGCTACGTTCCCTGCCTTGCCGGCCTTGATCACCAGCCGCACCTCGGCATGTCCCTCGACCTGCTCGACCTGCTTGGGGGTCAGCATCCCGCTCAGGGCGGCACCGAGATCATCGGTGAGCTTGTAGATGACGTCGTACTGGCGCACGTCCACCCCGAGGGCGTCGACCGCGCGCTGTGCGCCCGGGTCAAGCTTGGTATTGAAGCCGATGATGACCGCCTCGGAGGCACTGGCCAGCTGCACGTCGGACTCGTTGATGTCGCCCGCCCCCTCGCTGACGATGTTGACCCGCACCTCGGCCGTATTGAGGCGCTCGAGCGCGTGGCGAATGGCGCCTAGGGACCCCTGCACGTCGGTCTTCAGAACGACGCGCAGCTCCTTGACCTCCGCGGCCTGGATCTGGGCGCTGATGTCCTCCAGCGTGAAGGCCGCCTTCCCATCGCCCGATGTCGCCGCCTCCTCGACCGCCTCGGCCATGTCGCGCGCTGTCTTCTCGTCCGCCACGACGCGCAGGATGTCCCCGGCCTCGGGCAGGTCGGTGAGGCCGATGATCTCGACCGCGGTCGCCGGCTCCGCCGCCTTGACGCGCTTGCCAGCCGCGTTCTGAAGGGCGCGAACACGTCCGAAGGTGCGCCCGACCGTGACCACGTCGCCGATCTTGAGGGTGCCGGTCTGCACGAGCACGGTTGCCACGTTGCCGCGCCCCTTGGCCACCTTCGACTCGATGATCGTTCCGATCGCGGGGCGGTTGGGATTGGCCTTGAGGTCCTGCAGATCCGCGACGAGCAGGATCATCTCCATCAGGTCGTCGAGCCCCGTCTTCTGCTTGGCGGAGACCGGCACGGCGATCACGTCCCCGCCGAACTCCTCGATCAGGACCTTGTTGTCGGCCAGCTCCTGCTTCACGCGGTCGGGGTTGGCATCGGGCTTGTCGATCTTGTTGATCGCCACGATCATCGGTACCCGAGCGGCGCGAACGTGGTCGATCGCCTCCTTGGTCTGTGGCATGACGCCGTCGTCGGCCGCCACCACGATGATGGCGATGTCGGTCACCTGGGCGCCGCGGGCCCGCATGGCGGTGAATGCCTCGTGACCGGGCGTGTCCAGGAAGACGATCCGCTTGCCGTTGTGCTCGACCTCGGATGCGCCGATGTGCTGGGTGATCCCGCCACGCTCCGCTGTCGCGACGCTGGTGCTGCGGATGGCATCCAAGAGGCTGGTCTTGCCGTGGTCGACGTGGCCCATGATCGTCACGATCGGGGCGCGGGTGACGACATCCGCCGCCTCCTCCTCGGTGAAGAGAACGCGCTTGCCCGCGCCCTCCTCCTCGCTGCCGGGCGCCACGATCTCCTGCTGCGAGGCCGCATCGGCGGCTGCCCGCTGCGCGACGCCCCGCTCGACCGTCTCGATCCCCAGCTCCCCCGCGACGAGGGAGGCGGTGTCGAAGTCGATCGACTGGTTGATGGTGGCGAAGATGCCGTTGCGGATCAGCTCCTTGATCACGTCCGCATGGCTGACGCTGAGTGCGGTCGCGAGGTCGGTGACCGATACGGACGAGGGAAGCTCGACCGGCGGGCCGCCTCGCGGGACGACCGGCTGGGTCTCGACCGCGAGGCCGCCGTCGGGCCCGCCGTCACGGCGCCGCTGCGGGCGAGGGCCACGTCGCGGCTGATATCTACGCGGAGGCATGGGCCACCTCCGCGAGGATCTGCTCCGGCACGACCGAGCCGCCCAGCGCGCGCTGGATCCCCTCAGCCAGGCGCTGGGGATCACGGCAGGACGGCTGGTCGCACACGTATGTCCCGCGTCCCGGCGCCTTGCCGCTCGGATCCACCGCGACCGAGCCGTCCGCGCCCCGCACCACGCGCGTCATGGATCGCTTGGGGTGCACCTCGCGGCACACCGCGCAGGTCCGCTGCGGCTGGTGATCAGGCCTCCGCTTCGGCATCGACCGGCGCCTCCTCGCGAGTTACGCCGTCGTCCGGGTCGGTGCTGTCGTCCAGGGCGGCGCTGTCGTCCAGGGCACTGCCATGCGCGGCGGCAGCGGTGGCGACCCCAGCGTCGGAACGAATGTCGATGCGCCAACCGGTCAGCTTGGCGGCGAGGCGGGCGTTCTGGCCCTCCTTGCCGATCGCCAGCGAGAGCTGGCGCTCCGGGACGACCACATTCGCGATCTTGTGCTCCTCGTCGATGCGCACGTTGAGGACCTCCGCCGGCGAGAGCGCCTCGGCCACGAACTGGGCGGGGTCCTCGTTCCAGAGCACAACATCGACCTTCTCGCCGTTGAGCTCGGCGACGATTGCCTGGATCCGCGCTCCGCGCTGGCCCACCGCCGCGCCCTTGGCGTCGACGCCGACCTGGCGGCTCTCGACCGCGACCTTGGAGCGACTGCCTGCCTCGCGAGCGATGCCGCGGATCACGACCGTCCCGTTATAGATCTCGGGAATCTCCATCTCCATCACGCGGCGCAGGAATCCCCGGTGGGTGCGGCTGACCACGAGAACCGGACCCCGCGTGGTGCGGCGTACCTCGAGCACGTAGACCTTCAGGTGCTGTCCGATGCGGTAATGCTCGCCGGGCAGCTGCTCGCTAACTGCCAGCACCGCCTCGACCCCCTTCCCGAGGTCGAGGACGACCGCCTGGTCGGTGGTGCGATGCACCACGCCGGTCATGATCTCGCCTTCGCGGCTGGCGTATTGACTGTAGACCACGTCGCGCTCCGCCTCGCGCAGGCGCTGGCGGTAGACCTGCCCGGCAGTCTGTGCGGCGATGCGACCGAGCTGCGCCTGGGTCACGTTCTCCGGAACGCGGACCTTGGCCCCCACGCCGGTGGTCGGGTCGATCTGCTGCGCGGCGGCGACAAGCATCTGGAGCTCGGGATCCTCGACCTCGTCAGGGGTGGCGACCACCTCGTACTCGCGATAGACGCTGATCTGGCCGGACTCGGGGTCGACGCGCACGACGACGTTCTCGGGCGCGTCGGCATTGCGGCGATAGGCGGATTCGATTGCCTGCTCCAGGGTCTCGATCAGGATCTCCTGGGGGACGCCCTTCTCAGCGTTCAGCTGGAGCAAGGCTCCGATGAAGTCCCGGTTCACATCCGCACCTCGCCCCTGCGGGGCAGAAACAAAAACGTGGGACTGGCGAACCGACCCACGTTGCACTCATGATCAGTATCGATTTGGTCCGCTCGAACGGTCCGCGAGACCGCCCGAAGTATAGCAGCCGAGGCACTCTCCTGCCACCCGCCGAGGGGGTCGACGGGTCGCTAACCGCCGATCAGATTTGCCACGTCGCGGATCGAGATGAGGATGACCAGGGCGATCAGGACCATGAACCCCGTCAGGTAGACGAGCGCCTCGCGCTCGGCCGGAAGGCGGCGGCGGCGGACCGCCTCGATGGCAATCACGGCCATCCTGCCACCGTCAAGCGGCGGGAAGGGAAGGACGTTGAGGACGGCCAGGTTGACCGAGAGGATTCCGACGAAGAAGAGCTGGATCGCGAGCGGCGCCTGCAGCACGCGACCCGTCTCGGAAGCGATCCCGATCGGCCCGACCGCGGTACCCGCATCGGGCGCCAGGCCAAGCAGGCCTGCAACCGCCGAGGCGAGGCCGCCGGGGATCTGCCGAGCCAGGTCGGCGGCAGAGGTGAACCCCTTCCAGGCAGCCTCGGCGGGACCACTTACGCTCGGCGGGACCTCGACGAATCGGTCGGGCTCGTAGCTGAACCCCACTGCCCCAAGCCCCTTCGCCTCGTCGGAGACGCTCAGCTTGCGGGGTGAGACGTGAATCACCCTTTCCGTCCCGGCGCGGCGGACAGTGAGGTCGACCTCGTGCCCGGCTCGCGAGCGGACGTAGGCAGTCAGCTCCCGCGAGACGTCGAAGGTGCGCCCGTCGGCGGCCAGGATCACGTCCCCCACTTCGAGCCCGGCGGTGATAGCCGGGCTGGCGGGCTGGATCTCGGTGATGGTCAACGGCCCGCGCCCCTCCGTGCCGGGCAGGCTGAGGGCGACCGCGAACAGGAGGGCGGCGAGCAGGAAGTTCATGGCCACCCCGGCCACCAGGACGACCATCCGCACCCAGATCGGCTTGCGGTTGAAGGCTCCCTCCATCGCCTTCTCGACCGCTGCCTCCGAGAGGCCGCGCTGCCGCATCTTGTCGGCCTCGACATCGCCGTCCTCGCCGAGCATCTTCACGAAGCCACCCAGCGGGATCCAGTTCACCGAGTAGCGCGTGCCATGCCAGACGATCGATGCAATGCGTGGCGGGAATCCGACGCCGAACTCCTGCACCGTGATGCCGGCCCGCTTGGCCACGACGAAATGGCCGAGCTCGTGGACGAGGACGAGGACGACCAGCACCCCGATGAAGGCCAGGATCGTTCCGAGCACGTCCATCAGGCGGCGCCGCCCAGGCCGAGCTCCAGCGCGAGAGCAGCTCGGACCTCACCGTCGAGCGTCATGATCCCATCCAGGTCGGGCTCTGAGGGGTCGCCCCAGCGCTCGATGGCGTCCGAGATGACCGCGGCGATGCGCGGGAAGGTGATCGTGCCCGCCAGAAAGGCCGATACCGCAGCCTCGTCGGCGGCATTGAGGATCGCTCCCCGGTTGCCACCCGCGGCCGCCGCGGCGCGCACGGCGTCATAGGCCGGAAAGCGACCCGGGGCGAGGGCCTCGAACTGCAGCGTGCCCCAATCCTGCGGGCCGGCATGGCGTGCCGGCGATGGCAGGCGCCGTGGGTAGGTCAGCGCGTACTGGATGGGGAGGCGCATGTCGGGTAGCCCGAGCTGGGCCTTGAACGAGCCGTCGGCGAACTCGACGAGCGAGTGCACCACGCTCTGGGGGTGGATCACAGCCTGAATCCTATCGTACGGCAGGCGGTACAACCATTTGGCCTCGATCGCCTCGAACGCCTTGTTGACGAGCGTGGCAGAGTCGATCGTGACCTTGGGGCCCATCCGCCAGTTCGGGTGCTCGAGTGCCTGGGCAGCGGTCACGTCCTCGAGTTCGCCCGCTGGTCGATCCCGAAAGGGGCCACCCGAGGCGGTGAGGACCAGACGCGCGACCTCGTCGAGCCGTTCCCCGGCAAGGCACTGCCAGATCGCCGAATGCTCAGAATCGATCGGCCGCAGGCGCTCCAACGGGTCGCCGCCGAGATCGGCCACCAGCCGTTCGACGAGGTGGCCACCGGTGACCAGCGTCTCCTTGTTGGCGAGGGCCACCCGGCGACCGCTGCGCAGTGCCGCAAGCACCGCCGGGAGGGCCGTCATGCCGGTGGTGGCGACCACGACGATCTCGGCGAGGTCCAGGGTCGCGAGCTCCTCGAGGCCACCCGCGGCCCACCGTTCGCGAGCCAGGTCTGCCGGGCTCCCATCGCTGCACCAGGCGCGCGCGGTCGGCCACTCGGCAAGCTGCTCAGCGAAGTCGTCGCTCCTGCGGCCGGCCGCGAGGCCGACGACGGAGATGTGATCGCGGTGCGCCGCTATCACCTCGAGGGTCTGGCGTCCGATCGATCCGGTCGATCCGAGCAGGACGACCCCGGTCACAGGCTGAAGCCGGCGATCAGCAGCGCGTAGCCGACCAGGACGGGTGCCGCGAAGAGGAACGAGTCGATCCGGTCTAGGACGCCACCGTGGCCGGGTACCAGGAAGCCCGACTCCTTGCGGCCAGCCGCGCGCTTGACCATCGACTCGGCCAGGTCGCCCGCCTGGGCGGCGAGGCCGACGATCGGCCCGATCAGCAGCGGCTGCCAGGCGTCGAGCCCGATCAGCCACGCGCCAACTCCTGCAGCGACCGTGGCGGCCAGCAGTCCCCCGACCAGTCCCTCCACCGTCTTGGAGGGACTGATGTGGTCGATCAGCCGTCGTCGTCCCAGCCACCGCCCGGTCAGGTAGGCGCCCGAGTCGTATCCCCACACCACCAGCAGGAGCAGGAGCATCCAGGCGGTCCCAGCGTGGAGGTTGAGCGCGCCGATGGGCGTGGTGGCGGAGCCACCGGCCGGCGCGAGGTGAGCGACCACCACGATGAACGGGGCCAGCAGCCCCACGTAGGCGACACCGAAGGACGTGACCGCCCAGGTCATGAAGCCATCGCGCGGCTCGGCGCGCGTGAAGCCGGCCACCCCGAGCACCACAACTGCCGCGGCAAAGGTTACGGCCGCCAGGCCGGGCGGATCGGCGGCGCGCAGCATGTCAGCCAGGGCTCCGCCCACCAGCGCCTGGTTGGCGGCAACCAGGCCGGCACCCGCCACGAGCAGGCCGGCCGCGAGCGCGACGACCTGCGGCGGCGCGAAACCGCCGGCGTCCAGCAGGGCGATCAGCTCGACCATGGCCAGGAAGACGAGCAGGCCGACCAGGGAGGAGACCCAGGGCTCGCCGAGGAGGGCGACCACGACAACGATCGGCGCCAGGATGCCGGCGCTGATCAGGCGGGTTGCGAGCATCGGCCCATCATGCGCCGTAGCGGCGCTGGCGTTGGGCGAACTCCTCGATCGCGGCATCGAGATCGGCCTCGGCGAAATCCGGCCACAGGGTCTCGGAGAAGACGAGCTCGGCGTAGGCGCCCTGCCACAGCAGGAAGTTGCTGGTGCGCTGCTCCCCTCCGGTGCGGACGATCAGGTCCGGATCGGGCAAACCGGCGGTGTAGAGATGTTCGCCGAAGCGATCCTCGTCGATCTCGTGGGCGGGCACGCCGGCGGCGACCAGGGCACGAGTGGCGTCGATGATCTCGGCGCGACCGGCGTAGTTGAAGGCGATGTTGAGTGCCATGCGCTCCCCGCCCCGGGTCCGATCCTCTGCCTCGCGGATCGAGCGCACGATGTCGGCGGGTGCCTCGTGCAGGCGACCGATGACCCGTACGCGAACACCCTGCGCCACGAGCTCGTCGGTGTGCTGGCGGACCGCACCGTCGATCAGGCCCAGCAGGCCTGTCACCTCGTCATCGGGGCGCCGCCAGTTCTCGCGGCTGAAGACGTACAGCGACAGGACCTCGATCCCCTTGTCGGGGGCGACCCGAACGATGGGACGGATCGCCTCCACACCCTGGACGTGGCCGGCGATGGCCGGCAGGCCGCGCGCTGCGGCCCAGCGGCGGTTGCCGTCCATGATGATCGCGACGTGTCGCGGATGCTCACGGAGCGGCAGCGCCTCAGACCTCCATCACTTCCGCTTCTTTGCGCTCGCCGCGCGCCTCGACAAGCTCGACGAAGCGGTCGGTCATGCGCTGCAGGGCCTCGAGCTCGCGGCGCTCCTCGTCCTCCGAGAGGCTGCCGTCACGGAGGGCCTTCTTGAGGTGATCGGCAACCTCGCGCCGGTGCACTCGCAGCTCGACCCGCGCCTCCTCGGCGCGCTTGCGGACCTGCTTCACCATCTCTCGGCGACGGTCCTCGGTGAGCGGTGGCACGCTGAGCCGGACAACGGTTCCGTCGACGTTCGGCGTGAGGCCGATGTCGCTCTTGATGAGGGCGCGCTCGATCGCCGACAGGACCGATCGGTCCCACGGCTGGATCACGATCAGGTGCGGGTCGGGCGTGCTGATGCCGGCGATCTGGTTCAGCGGAGTCGGAGTGCCGTAGTACTCGACCTGGATCCGCTCCACGAGCGCGGTCGATGCGCGTCCTGTGCGGATCCCCGCAAAGTCGCGTTCCATCGCCTCCACCGAGCGCTGCATCTTCGGCTCCGCCGCCAGGATCTCTGGGTGGGTCACGACCGCTCCTCGCCCCCAATGCGGGTTCCGATCGTCTCGCCGCGCACGGCACGCAGGATGTTCCCTGGCTGCGTCATGTCGAAGACCACGATTGGCATCTCATTGTCCATCGCCAGGCTCACGGCCGTGGCATCGAGCGCCTCGAGCCGGCTGGCAAGGAGCTCGGTATAGCCGATCTGAGCGAAGCGCGTCGCACCAGGGTGCTTCTCGGGATCGGCATCGTACACGCCGTCGACGCGAGTCGCCTTCAGGATCACCTCGGCCGCCAGCTCAACGGCCCGCAGGGTTGCGGCGGTATCGGTCGTGAAGTATGGGTTCCCGGTCCCTGCCACGAGCACCACCACGCGTCCCTTTTCGAGGTGCCGCACCGCTCGGCGCCGAATGTACGGCTCCGCGATCTCGTTCATCGCGATCGCGCTCATCACGCGCGTCGGGCACTCCGCCTGCTCAAGGGCGTCCTGCAGCGCCAGCCCGTTCATGGCCGTCGCGAGCATGCCCATGTAGTCGGCCGTCGCGCGATCCATGCCCGACGCGGCTGCCGCAACTCCACGGAAGATGTTGCCGCCGCCGACCACCACCGCCACCTCGATCCCATCACGGCGCGCCTCGGCCACCTGGGCGGCGATGCCACGCACCACGTCCGGGTCGATCCCGTACTGGCGGTCGCCCATCAGCGCCTCGCCCGAGAGCTTCAGGAGCACCCGGTGCGGCAGCCTGGCAATGTCGCGAGCGGGATCGGTCAATCTAGGCGGCCTCCTGGCCGTCGCGTTCCGCGGTCTCCCCGACCGCCATGCGCGCGAAGCGCGCGACCCGGATATTCTCACCCAGCAGGGCAATCTTCTCGCTGATGAGGTCGCTGACGCGCTTCTCCGTGTCGCGGAACGGCATCTCCAGCAGGCACACCGATTCCAGCCACTTGTTGAGCTTGCCTTCCACGATTTCGGCCACGCGATCGGCCGGACGCCCGTCGCGCTCCGCGTCCGCCGCAAACTGCTGCCGCTGCTCGGCGAGCACGTCGGCGGGCACATCGTCGCGGCTCACCCAGCTCGGCGACAGGCCGGCCACCTGCATCGCCAGCTCGCGGGCGAGCTGCTGGAAATCGTCGGTGCGCGCCACGAAATCGGTCTCGCAGTTCAGCTCCAGCAGCACTCCCAGGCGCGCGCCGTGGTGGATGTAGCTGGAGATGACGCCCTCGCGCGCCGCACGGCCCGCCTTCTTGGCGGCGGTGGAGAGGCCCTTCTCCCGAAGCCAGGCGACGGCCTGCTCGACATCGCCGGCGCTCTCCTCGAGCGCGCGCTTGCAATCCATGATCCCCGCCCCCGTCTGCTCACGGAGGCGCTTCACGTCCTCGGGTCTGATCATCGCGTGTGGTTCGTTCCTTCCTGTCAGGACCGATGCTGCCTCAGGCAAGCGTCGGATCTTCATCGGTCTCTTCCTCGGAGGCTTCGGCCGCCCGGCGGGCGCGCGCTCGGCGCTCCTCCTCCTCGTCCTCTTCGGGCTCCGGCTCGAAGACGAGCGCCTCGCCGCTGGCCAGCGCCGCGCTGTAGTCGGCGTCGGCCACAAGCGCCGCGTCGTCCACCGGCGGCAGCGCCTCGGCCTGCTCGAATTCCTCGTCGAGGCGGGCCTGTCGCTCGGCCTGGGCCTCAAGCGCGGCATCCGCCACCTTGGCGCAGATCAGCCGCACCGATCGGATGGCGTCGTCGTTGGCCGGGATGACCCAGTCGATCTGATCGGGGTCGCAGTTCGTGTCCGTCATGGCCACGATCGGGATCTCGAGGCGCCTGGCTTCGAGAACGGCGATCGACTCACGGTGCGGGTCGACGATGAAGAGGGCGCCCGGAACGCGCCGCATGCGACGAATCCCTCCCAGGGCCGTGTTCAGCTTGGTGATCTCCTCGGTGAGCTTGCCGGCTTCCTTCTTGGTGAGGCGTTCGAATTCGCCGGCGTCACGCCTCGCCTCGAGCGCCTCGAGGCGCTGGATGCGGCGCTTGATGGTCGTGAAGTTGGTGAGCATCCCGCCCAGCCAGCGATTGTTGACGTAGTGCTGCGCGGAGCGTTCGGCCTCCTGGGAGACCGATTCCTGGGCCTGCTTCTTCGTGCCCACGAAGAGGATCGAGTCTCCGCGACGGATCGTCTCGCGCACGAATTCGAGGGCGGCATCCAGGCGGGTGACCGTCTGGGCGAGGTCGATGATGTGGATCCCGTTGCGCTCTCCAAAGATGAAGTCGCGCATCTTGGGGTTCCAGCGCCGGGTCTGGTGTCCGAAGTGGACGCCGGCCTCCAGCAGCTGCTTCATGCTGACGGCAGCCAAGGGTATTCCTCCGGTTCTTTCCTCCGCTCGCCTTCAACTCCCGTCGGTCGACCCGTCGCGTGCGACGGGCACCGTTGACCGCGGGATCAGCGGGCGTGTGTGATGGGATCGTTCGGCCCTTGCGCGTGTGTGAGCACGCGATTGACCGGGCGGCAGTATAGCACCGGCGAGCTCCGAGCTCCCCCAGGCCGGCACGGGGACCCGTGCACACGGTACACAAGTACCCCAATCCACATCCCTCTCGTACCTTGACCGGGTGGGGATGCCTGCGACGATGCGGCTGCCATTTCGTGGAGGAGTCGCAATCGCATGCCATACCGGATCCGCCTGCCCCTGGTTCGCATCGCCGCCCTGGTGGCGATCATTGCCGGTGGCGCAATCTCCGTCCCGGCCGCTGCGACCGACCGGGTGGTGGTCGTCCAGCTGGGCGATACCCTCAGCGAGATCGCGCTGAAGCACGGCGTCAGCGTCGAGCAGCTACGCGCGCTCAACGGGATCGCCGATCCGAATCGCATCTACGCCGGCCAGCGCCTGCGAGTCAGCGGACAGGCCGCCAGCCGTCCCGCGGCGCCGGCCCCGAGGGCGAGGGAGGTCGTGCACGTCGTTGCGCGGGGCGAGAACCTGACCGGCATTGCGCGTCGCTACGGATCGACCATCAAGGCCATCGCCAAGGCCAACTGGATCGCCAACCCGTCGTTCCTGCGCGTCGGCCAGCGGCTCACCATCCCCGGCACCGCGCCGTCGACCACAGCCCCGGCACCGGCTGCGCCGGCGGCCGCCAGCAAGGTCCACGTCGTCACGTCGGGCGAGAACCTGACTGGCATTGCG is a genomic window of Chloroflexota bacterium containing:
- a CDS encoding DHH family phosphoesterase produces the protein MLDVAEVLRGAQRISAFCHENPDGDTLGAAIAIAMAAERLGKQAEVVSVDPPPPFLSFLPGVERVRRSPALEPDVAVVVDAGELSRIGSVVTEQADWFARARIVNIDHHVSNPGYGEAVWIDPEAAATCELVTLLLPELGVPLDEHLATALLAGIVQDTHTFAHPNTTERTLRVAAELVEAGAPLAAINRAVYADKPFSTLALWGLMLAGIEQRADGRIVYASMTAAMLAGTGEQPTASEGFIDLLTSTKTADVTILFKEVGPQETRVSVRTSGRADAVAITSAFGGGGHARAAGCTVAEPLDAAREPVLAEAERELARGDARGR
- the rbfA gene encoding 30S ribosome-binding factor RbfA is translated as MSQRTDRLDSQIRQELMDLIQREMKDPRLGFATITRVQTARDLGHARVWVSVLGSDLERERTMGALRVATPWLRRRLGERLSLRHVPELSVREDDSIASGDRVLRIIQELDEGSSDPSPDEPGER
- the infB gene encoding translation initiation factor IF-2, with amino-acid sequence MPPRRYQPRRGPRPQRRRDGGPDGGLAVETQPVVPRGGPPVELPSSVSVTDLATALSVSHADVIKELIRNGIFATINQSIDFDTASLVAGELGIETVERGVAQRAAADAASQQEIVAPGSEEEGAGKRVLFTEEEAADVVTRAPIVTIMGHVDHGKTSLLDAIRSTSVATAERGGITQHIGASEVEHNGKRIVFLDTPGHEAFTAMRARGAQVTDIAIIVVAADDGVMPQTKEAIDHVRAARVPMIVAINKIDKPDANPDRVKQELADNKVLIEEFGGDVIAVPVSAKQKTGLDDLMEMILLVADLQDLKANPNRPAIGTIIESKVAKGRGNVATVLVQTGTLKIGDVVTVGRTFGRVRALQNAAGKRVKAAEPATAVEIIGLTDLPEAGDILRVVADEKTARDMAEAVEEAATSGDGKAAFTLEDISAQIQAAEVKELRVVLKTDVQGSLGAIRHALERLNTAEVRVNIVSEGAGDINESDVQLASASEAVIIGFNTKLDPGAQRAVDALGVDVRQYDVIYKLTDDLGAALSGMLTPKQVEQVEGHAEVRLVIKAGKAGNVAGSYVVDGRIVRGGQVRLFRGGEVVAEGRVESLKRFKDDVREVATGFECGIGLGNIEIAEGDLIECYQMVSEQA
- a CDS encoding YlxR family protein, whose protein sequence is MPKRRPDHQPQRTCAVCREVHPKRSMTRVVRGADGSVAVDPSGKAPGRGTYVCDQPSCRDPQRLAEGIQRALGGSVVPEQILAEVAHASA
- the nusA gene encoding transcription termination factor NusA, whose product is MNRDFIGALLQLNAEKGVPQEILIETLEQAIESAYRRNADAPENVVVRVDPESGQISVYREYEVVATPDEVEDPELQMLVAAAQQIDPTTGVGAKVRVPENVTQAQLGRIAAQTAGQVYRQRLREAERDVVYSQYASREGEIMTGVVHRTTDQAVVLDLGKGVEAVLAVSEQLPGEHYRIGQHLKVYVLEVRRTTRGPVLVVSRTHRGFLRRVMEMEIPEIYNGTVVIRGIAREAGSRSKVAVESRQVGVDAKGAAVGQRGARIQAIVAELNGEKVDVVLWNEDPAQFVAEALSPAEVLNVRIDEEHKIANVVVPERQLSLAIGKEGQNARLAAKLTGWRIDIRSDAGVATAAAAHGSALDDSAALDDSTDPDDGVTREEAPVDAEAEA
- a CDS encoding M50 family metallopeptidase: MDVLGTILAFIGVLVVLVLVHELGHFVVAKRAGITVQEFGVGFPPRIASIVWHGTRYSVNWIPLGGFVKMLGEDGDVEADKMRQRGLSEAAVEKAMEGAFNRKPIWVRMVVLVAGVAMNFLLAALLFAVALSLPGTEGRGPLTITEIQPASPAITAGLEVGDVILAADGRTFDVSRELTAYVRSRAGHEVDLTVRRAGTERVIHVSPRKLSVSDEAKGLGAVGFSYEPDRFVEVPPSVSGPAEAAWKGFTSAADLARQIPGGLASAVAGLLGLAPDAGTAVGPIGIASETGRVLQAPLAIQLFFVGILSVNLAVLNVLPFPPLDGGRMAVIAIEAVRRRRLPAEREALVYLTGFMVLIALVILISIRDVANLIGG
- the dxr gene encoding 1-deoxy-D-xylulose-5-phosphate reductoisomerase, translated to MTGVVLLGSTGSIGRQTLEVIAAHRDHISVVGLAAGRRSDDFAEQLAEWPTARAWCSDGSPADLARERWAAGGLEELATLDLAEIVVVATTGMTALPAVLAALRSGRRVALANKETLVTGGHLVERLVADLGGDPLERLRPIDSEHSAIWQCLAGERLDEVARLVLTASGGPFRDRPAGELEDVTAAQALEHPNWRMGPKVTIDSATLVNKAFEAIEAKWLYRLPYDRIQAVIHPQSVVHSLVEFADGSFKAQLGLPDMRLPIQYALTYPRRLPSPARHAGPQDWGTLQFEALAPGRFPAYDAVRAAAAAGGNRGAILNAADEAAVSAFLAGTITFPRIAAVISDAIERWGDPSEPDLDGIMTLDGEVRAALALELGLGGAA
- a CDS encoding phosphatidate cytidylyltransferase; protein product: MLATRLISAGILAPIVVVVALLGEPWVSSLVGLLVFLAMVELIALLDAGGFAPPQVVALAAGLLVAGAGLVAANQALVGGALADMLRAADPPGLAAVTFAAAVVVLGVAGFTRAEPRDGFMTWAVTSFGVAYVGLLAPFIVVVAHLAPAGGSATTPIGALNLHAGTAWMLLLLLVVWGYDSGAYLTGRWLGRRRLIDHISPSKTVEGLVGGLLAATVAAGVGAWLIGLDAWQPLLIGPIVGLAAQAGDLAESMVKRAAGRKESGFLVPGHGGVLDRIDSFLFAAPVLVGYALLIAGFSL
- the uppS gene encoding polyprenyl diphosphate synthase is translated as MPLREHPRHVAIIMDGNRRWAAARGLPAIAGHVQGVEAIRPIVRVAPDKGIEVLSLYVFSRENWRRPDDEVTGLLGLIDGAVRQHTDELVAQGVRVRVIGRLHEAPADIVRSIREAEDRTRGGERMALNIAFNYAGRAEIIDATRALVAAGVPAHEIDEDRFGEHLYTAGLPDPDLIVRTGGEQRTSNFLLWQGAYAELVFSETLWPDFAEADLDAAIEEFAQRQRRYGA
- the frr gene encoding ribosome recycling factor — encoded protein: MTHPEILAAEPKMQRSVEAMERDFAGIRTGRASTALVERIQVEYYGTPTPLNQIAGISTPDPHLIVIQPWDRSVLSAIERALIKSDIGLTPNVDGTVVRLSVPPLTEDRRREMVKQVRKRAEEARVELRVHRREVADHLKKALRDGSLSEDEERRELEALQRMTDRFVELVEARGERKEAEVMEV